The following proteins are co-located in the Silene latifolia isolate original U9 population chromosome 1, ASM4854445v1, whole genome shotgun sequence genome:
- the LOC141615481 gene encoding uncharacterized protein LOC141615481 isoform X1, which produces MKLFRVVLRSVNNGVHYRQCNRSMSTFPGFTDPLPGPDNNSNSAESPDDFEKRIFGDSQDQTNSLFRSFDKVQNAHYGPGFRFTHGEDASGGFGGDNNSLTTLPDGMEGKLKQAATYFEVDPQEIAADDYTYRSDMNLKPKMTYTPEDLNIRKPGVWKPNKWAEFEVTTKEVLENADFRNVRFLANFLTEAGLLIKRSKTGISAKAQRKIAREIKTARAFGLLPFTTMGTKAFEVGKTMQNLDQDFEVDPYENPSFVEDGPDSIAE; this is translated from the exons ATGAAACTTTTCCGGGTAGTTCTTCGATCCGTAAACAATGGGGTTCATTATCGTCAATGTAATCGATCCATGTCTACTTTCCCAGGCTTTACTGATCCATTACCtg GTCCTGACAACAATTCAAACTCAGCTGAGTCTCCTGATGACTTTGAGAAGCGTATATTTGGTGATTCTCAAGACCAAACAAATTCTTTATTCCGTTCATTTGATAAGGTTCAGAATGCTCATTATGGACCAGGCTTCCGTTTTACTCATGGTGAAGATGCTTCTGGAGGTTTTGGAGGAGATAATAATTCTCTCACCACATTACCAGATGGAATGGAAGGAAAGTTGAAGCAGGCAGCTACATATTTCGAGGTCGATCCACAGGAGATTGCAGCCGATGATTATACCTACAGATCTGACATGAATCTTAAGCCCAAAATGACTTATACCCCTGAG GATCTGAATATCAGGAAACCAGGAGTTTGGAAACCAAACAAATGGGCTGAGTTTGAAGTAACTACAAAGGAGGTTCTCGAAAATGCAGATTTCAGG AATGTGCGGTTCCTTGCCAACTTTCTAACTGAAGCTGGTTTACTAATCAAGAGGAGCAAG ACCGGAATTAGTGCTAAAGCCCAAAGAAAAATTGCTAGAGAGATCAAGACTGCCCGAGCTTTTGGTCTCTTGCCTTTTACAACAATGGGGACAAAAGCTTTTGAGGTCGGGAAGACGATGCAGAATCTTGACCAGGACTTTGAGGTGGACCCTTACGAAAACCCTTCTTTTGTAGAAGATGGTCCGGATTCCATTGCAGAATAG
- the LOC141615481 gene encoding uncharacterized protein LOC141615481 isoform X2, translated as MKLFRVVLRSVNNGVHYRQCNRSMSTFPGFTDPLPVGPDNNSNSAESPDDFEKRIFGDSQDQTNSLFRSFDKVQNAHYGPGFRFTHGEDASGGFGGDNNSLTTLPDGMEGKLKQAATYFEVDPQEIAADDYTYRSDMNLKPKMTYTPEDLNIRKPGVWKPNKWAEFEVTTKEVLENADFRNVRFLANFLTEAGLLIKRSKTGISAKAQRKIAREIKTARAFGLLPFTTMGTKAFEVGKTMQNLDQDFEVDPYENPSFVEDGPDSIAE; from the exons ATGAAACTTTTCCGGGTAGTTCTTCGATCCGTAAACAATGGGGTTCATTATCGTCAATGTAATCGATCCATGTCTACTTTCCCAGGCTTTACTGATCCATTACCtg TAGGTCCTGACAACAATTCAAACTCAGCTGAGTCTCCTGATGACTTTGAGAAGCGTATATTTGGTGATTCTCAAGACCAAACAAATTCTTTATTCCGTTCATTTGATAAGGTTCAGAATGCTCATTATGGACCAGGCTTCCGTTTTACTCATGGTGAAGATGCTTCTGGAGGTTTTGGAGGAGATAATAATTCTCTCACCACATTACCAGATGGAATGGAAGGAAAGTTGAAGCAGGCAGCTACATATTTCGAGGTCGATCCACAGGAGATTGCAGCCGATGATTATACCTACAGATCTGACATGAATCTTAAGCCCAAAATGACTTATACCCCTGAG GATCTGAATATCAGGAAACCAGGAGTTTGGAAACCAAACAAATGGGCTGAGTTTGAAGTAACTACAAAGGAGGTTCTCGAAAATGCAGATTTCAGG AATGTGCGGTTCCTTGCCAACTTTCTAACTGAAGCTGGTTTACTAATCAAGAGGAGCAAG ACCGGAATTAGTGCTAAAGCCCAAAGAAAAATTGCTAGAGAGATCAAGACTGCCCGAGCTTTTGGTCTCTTGCCTTTTACAACAATGGGGACAAAAGCTTTTGAGGTCGGGAAGACGATGCAGAATCTTGACCAGGACTTTGAGGTGGACCCTTACGAAAACCCTTCTTTTGTAGAAGATGGTCCGGATTCCATTGCAGAATAG
- the LOC141615508 gene encoding phosphoinositide phospholipase C 2-like: protein MQDIKQYLSTKSSLIKQSRQAYNFCFCFSRMFRLKMAEPPEDVVDLFNHYSENGFMTVEHLHKFLVDVQGEDKATIDDAQDIFLKHLNVFQRKGLSLNAFFRYLFGDLNSPISPEMHHDMNAPLAHYFLYTGHNSYLTGNQLSSNSSIEPIITALRNGVRVIELDLWPYKKDNVGVCHGRTLTSFVELVKCLEAIRENAFVVSEYPVIITFEDNLNQNDLLRKKVAEESFLLMKLTMVTSTFGEMLYPGADFLEFPSPETLKGRILISTKPPQESLDSLKDHEHDLPEHGPTNITVPISENAGDFRNKADSTQNKGTKEIEEEDEDEAGVPEYRNLIAIHARKLKGELRNLLNDNSKGVNRLSMSEQKLQHSVRTYAADIVRFTQRNLLRVYPKGTRILSTNYNPLTGWTHGAQMVAFNMQGYGKYLWIMQGMFRANGGCGYVKKPDVLLSNKAFNPSTAEKVKKILKIKLYMGEGWHLDFRPSSFDQLSPPDFFTKLSILGVPADMKKGSTLPIEDQWVPTWNKEFEFPLTVPDLALLRIEVLEYDTTRNHDFGGQTCLPVSELRSGIRAIPLYNKKGEIYKHVKLLMKFQFVLPVE, encoded by the exons ATGCAGGATATTAAACAATATCTATCAACAAAAAGTAGTCTAATTAAACAATCAAGGCAGGCATACAACTTCTGTTTTTGTTTCAGTCGCATGTTTCGGCTGAAAATGGCAGAGCCGCCAGAGGATGTTGTCGACTTGTTCAATCATTACTCCGAAAATGGTTTTATGACAGTTGAACATTTACACAAGTTTCTGGTAGATGTTCAAGGAGAAGATAAGGCTACCATTGATGATGCTCAAGACATTTTCCTGAAACATCTTAATGTCTTCCAGAGGAAAGGTCTTAGCCTTAATGCCTTCTTCCGGTATCTTTTTGGAGACCTCAACTCTCCTATTTCCCCTGAG ATGCACCATGACATGAATGCACCGCTGGCGCACTACTTCTTGTACACAGGCCACAATTCCTACTTGACAGGAAACCAGCTCAGTAGTAACAGCAGCATTGAGCCGATTATTACAGCTCTCAGGAATGGCGTCAGGGTTATCGAGTTAGATTTATGGCCTTACAAAAAAGACAATGTGGGAGTTTGCCATGGAAG GACACTGACCTCTTTCGTGGAACTCGTCAAGTGTTTGGAAGCAATTAGGGAAAACGCTTTCGTGGTTTCGGAATACCCTGTCATCATTACCTTTGAAGACAACTTGAATCAAAATGATTTGCTCCGGAAAAAAGTTGCTGAGGAAAGTTTTCTTCTAATGAAATTAACA ATGGTGACCTCAACATTTGGAGAGATGCTGTATCCAGGAGCAGACTTTCTCGAATTCCCCTCACCGGAAACTTTGAAGGGAAGAATACTAATATCAACCAAACCGCCACAAGAGTCGCTCGACAGTCTCAAGGACCATGAACATGATCTCCCAGAACACGGCCCTACTAATATAACAGTACCAATATCCGAAAATGCAGGTGATTTCAGAAATAAAGCCGACAGTACACAGAATAAG GGAACGAaagaaatagaggaagaagatgaagatgaggcTGGTGTTCCTGAGTACAGGAACTTAATTGCCATTCATGCGCGGAAGCTGAAAGGTGAACTAAGAAATTTGTTGAATGACAATTCTAAGGGAGTAAACCGCCTGAGCATGAGCGAGCAGAAGCTTCAACATTCTGTAAGAACTTACGCGGCTGATATTGTCAG GTTCACACAGCGGAACCTGCTTAGAGTATATCCAAAAGGGACACGGATTCTCTCGACAAATTACAATCCTCTGACAGGGTGGACTCATGGAGCTCAGATGGTTGCATTCAACATGCAG GGATACGGAAAGTACCTTTGGATCATGCAAGGAATGTTCAGGGCCAATGGTGGATGCGGTTATGTAAAAAAACCAGACGTCTTGCTGAGTAACAAGGCTTTCAATCCCAGCACCGCGGAGAAGGTCAAGAAGATTTTGAAG ATAAAACTATACATGGGTGAAGGTTGGCATTTGGATTTCCGCCCGTCATCTTTTGATCAATTATCTCCACCCGATTTCTTCACAAAG CTTTCGATACTCGGAGTTCCAGCTGACATGAAAAAAGGGAGTACACTACCTATAGAGGATCAATGGGTTCCAACATGGAATAAAGAGTTTGAGTTCCCGTTAACCGTTCCTGATCTGGCTCTATTAAGAATTGAAGTACTCGAGTATGATACTACTCGAAACCATGACTTTGGCGGCCAAACTTGCTTGCCCGTCTCGGAGCTTCGGAGTGGCATCCGAGCAATTCCGTTGTACAACAAGAAAGGAGAGATCTATAAACATGTGAAACTGCTGATGAAGTTTCAGTTTGTATTGCCAGTCGAGTGA
- the LOC141615465 gene encoding phosphoinositide phospholipase C 4-like yields MESYIICGCFSRKFKKAELQPPMDVTQFFNDYAEGGTVMSPEQLTRFMVEVQGDTAASVTDAEKIVEDIMRLKHPHIFKFTNVKKSLNIDDFFTYLFSVDINPPIKSQVHQDMTAPLSHYFIYTGHNSYLTGNQLSSDCSDIPIIKALERGVRVIELDLWPTPNKEDVHVLHGKTLTAPVELLKCLKAIKNYAFCASPYPVILTLEDHLNAKLQAKVANMITRELGDMLFCPESEITQDFPSPEDLKYKVLISTKPPKEYLAVDNSVDKGSKSQKEKQHSGEEQPSVEEKKQVQQEEDNSDDNSTNVEPPAYKKMITIPGIPRGKLKESLKVDPNKLSRLSWSEQTLAKATASCGTDIVRYTQKNILRIFPKVTRFDSSNYKPLVGWMHGAQMVAFNMQGYGKPLWLMHGMFRANGGCGYIKKPDFLLKSTPENEIFDPKSDLQIKITLKVKVYMGDGWHVDFKQTHFDLYSPPDFYVKVGIAGVAADEMMKKTRVIEDRWIPVWDEEFGFPLTVPEVALLRVEVHEYDKSEKDDFAGQTCLPVSELRPGIHAVPLYNYEGEKYASVKLLMHFMFV; encoded by the exons ATGGAGAGTTATATCATATGTGGATGTTTTTCAAGGAAGTTTAAGAAGGCAGAGTTACAACCACCAATGGATGTCACACAATTCTTCAATGATTACGCCGAAGGCGGTACCGTCATGTCACCGGAACAGCTAACCCGGTTCATGGTGGAAGTTCAAGGCGATACGGCTGCGTCGGTGACGGATGCTGAGAAGATTGTGGAGGATATTATGAGACTTAAACACCCTCATATTTTTAAGTTTACTAATGTTAAAAAGTCTCTTAATATTGATGACTTTTTCACTTACTTGTTTTCAGTCGATATTAATCCTCCTATCAAATCTCAG gtACACCAAGATATGACAGCACCATTATCACATTATTTCATATACACCGGACACAATTCATACTTAACTGGGAACCAACTGAGTAGTGATTGCAGTGACATTCCTATAATCAAAGCacttgagagaggagttcgagtCATCGAGCTTGATCTTTGGCCGACTCCCAACAAAGAAGATGTTCATGTTCTTCATGGAAA GACGCTCACAGCTCCGGTGGAACTTTTGAAATGTCTCAAAGCCATTAAAAACTACGCGTTTTGTGCATCGCCTTACCCTGTGATTCTTACTCTTGAAGATCACCTGAATGCAAAACTTCAAGCAAAAGTAGCTAAT ATGATTACTCGTGAATTGGGAGATATGTTATTCTGCCCTGAATCAGAAATTACCCAAGATTTCCCTTCCCCTGAAGATTTGAAATATAAAGTCCTTATTTCAACAAAGCCGCCCAAGGAGTATCTTGCAGTCGATAATTCTGTTGATAAAGGTAGTAAATCGCAAAAAGAGAAGCAGCATTCTGGTGAAGAACAACCGTCTGTAGAGGAGAAG AAACAGGTACAGCAGGAGGAAGATAATTCTGATGATAATTCAACGAATGTCGAGCCTCCAGCATACAAGAAGATGATCACAATACCGGGTATTCCAAGGGGTAAATTAAAAGAGTCGCTTAAGGTAGACCCGAATAAGTTGAGCCGACTTAGTTGGAGTGAACAAACTCTGGCTAAGGCCACTGCATCTTGTGGAACAGATATTGTAAG GTATACCCAAAAGAACATCTTAAGGATATTTCCTAAGGTGACGAGATTCGACTCTTCAAATTACAAGCCTCTTGTTGGTTGGATGCATGGTGCTCAAATGGTCGCGTTTAACATGCAG GGATATGGCAAACCACTGTGGTTAATGCATGGGATGTTTAGAGCCAATGGGGGCTGTGGTTATATTAAGAAGCCGGATTTCCTACTGAAGTCGACCCCTGAGAACGAGATTTTTGATCCTAAATCAGATTTACAGATCAAAATAACATTAAAG GTGAAAGTCTACATGGGAGACGGATGGCATGTCGATTTCAAACAAACCCATTTTGATTTGTATTCGCCACCAGATTTCTACGTTAAG GTGGGAATAGCCGGAGTAGCAGCAGACGAGATGATGAAGAAAACAAGGGTGATAGAGGATAGATGGATACCAGTTTGGGACGAGGAATTCGGTTTTCCATTAACAGTCCCTGAAGTAGCTTTACTAAGAGTTGAAGTACATGAATATGATAAATCAGAAAAGGATGATTTTGCAGGGCAAACTTGTCTTCCTGTTTCGGAACTCAGGCCCGGGATCCATGCAGTTCCTCTTTACAATTATGAAGGAGAAAAATATGCTTCTGTTAAGCTTCTGATGCACTTTATGTTTGTGTAA